The following coding sequences lie in one Streptomyces xiamenensis genomic window:
- a CDS encoding carbohydrate ABC transporter permease: protein MAPYVLLAPAILIILALRLFPLLLGVNFSFTGDGEHDGQPVGLDNYAELLRDPLFRTALENVGLLVLLLPVAVAIPGLLATFIHLRVPGHRFYRGVYFFPAVLSPVIVGAIFNLLLAFDGPLNSGLGHLGIGPVDWLGDPDIAMFTVVGVHIWATFGMALVVFLAGFSTLDPSLQDAARVDGASLPQLIRHVIVPGLSRTLQFVVVTTMIGMLTSMFGLLYVMTSGGPEGSTYLPEYYVWIQQGQLNRPALASAASTVLFVIMLVVGLAQIALLRRSGRES, encoded by the coding sequence CTGGCGCCCTACGTCCTGCTCGCGCCGGCCATCCTGATCATCCTCGCGCTCCGGCTGTTCCCGCTGCTCCTGGGCGTCAACTTCTCCTTCACCGGCGACGGCGAGCACGACGGGCAGCCGGTCGGCCTGGACAACTACGCGGAGTTGTTGCGGGATCCGCTCTTCCGCACCGCGCTGGAGAACGTCGGGCTGCTGGTACTGCTGCTGCCGGTGGCGGTCGCGATCCCCGGCCTGCTGGCCACCTTCATCCACCTGCGCGTGCCGGGACACCGGTTCTACCGCGGCGTCTACTTCTTCCCGGCCGTGCTCTCACCGGTGATCGTCGGCGCGATCTTCAACCTCCTGCTCGCCTTCGACGGCCCCCTGAACTCCGGGCTCGGACACCTGGGCATCGGCCCGGTCGACTGGCTCGGTGATCCGGATATCGCCATGTTCACCGTCGTCGGCGTGCACATCTGGGCGACCTTCGGGATGGCGCTGGTGGTCTTCCTGGCCGGCTTCTCCACCCTGGACCCCTCACTCCAGGACGCCGCCCGCGTCGACGGGGCGTCGCTGCCGCAGCTCATCCGGCACGTGATCGTCCCGGGCCTGTCCCGCACCCTCCAGTTCGTCGTCGTCACCACGATGATCGGCATGCTGACCTCGATGTTCGGCCTGCTGTACGTGATGACGAGCGGCGGCCCCGAGGGCTCCACCTACCTGCCGGAGTACTACGTCTGGATCCAGCAGGGCCAGCTGAACCGGCCCGCGCTCGCCTCGGCCGCCTCGACCGTTCTGTTCGTCATCATGCTCGTCGTCGGCCTGGCACAGATCGCGCTGCTGCGCCGTTCGGGGAGGGAGAGCTGA
- a CDS encoding ABC transporter substrate-binding protein has protein sequence MKRRALWSTALAAALALTGCGSAGSGSASGSREDTLVVWDWKSGDEAAAAYIGEAKADFAERHPEVTVEFVAQPFDQYYTLLGTAMRTGQGPDVMLFNGGGQLRERADDLLPLDDYVAQDLQRLAGWEAFSRDGTVYAAPVTLQGHPIYYNKALYEEAGLDPDNPATTWEEFLGDCRTIAEETPASCFALGNKEGYGIQFFLSALGSAVLPPQEYADWIAGNRDWTSPRVHRIFELWQEVDGAGLNNDGVNSTALFNDSLALFSSGSAAHIAGLMSDVGHWEEFGEFLGEDNVGVLRAPVLTEGAVPSLPYDGGIGYAVAEGTQNPDLAADLVRSLTSTNALAAFHADAGAIVADTTVDVSGGGPALATIVREIETGRPALHVALSARTLDLMGRLSQQLLSGSVGVDDALRQLADSDRAG, from the coding sequence ATGAAGCGGCGAGCACTGTGGTCGACGGCACTGGCAGCGGCTCTGGCCCTGACCGGCTGCGGCAGCGCGGGATCGGGTTCCGCCTCCGGCTCCCGGGAGGACACGCTGGTCGTCTGGGACTGGAAGTCCGGTGACGAGGCCGCGGCCGCCTACATCGGGGAGGCGAAGGCCGACTTCGCCGAGCGACACCCGGAGGTGACCGTGGAATTCGTGGCACAGCCCTTCGACCAGTACTACACCCTGCTCGGCACGGCCATGCGGACCGGTCAAGGCCCCGATGTGATGCTCTTCAACGGTGGCGGCCAACTCCGGGAGCGGGCGGATGACCTGCTGCCCCTTGACGACTATGTGGCCCAGGACCTGCAAAGGCTGGCGGGCTGGGAGGCGTTCTCCAGGGACGGCACCGTCTACGCGGCGCCGGTGACGCTCCAGGGACACCCCATCTACTACAACAAGGCTCTCTACGAGGAGGCCGGGCTCGACCCCGACAACCCGGCCACCACGTGGGAGGAGTTCCTCGGGGACTGCCGGACCATCGCGGAGGAGACCCCGGCCAGCTGCTTCGCCCTGGGGAACAAGGAGGGCTACGGCATCCAGTTCTTCCTCTCGGCCCTGGGATCGGCCGTCCTCCCGCCACAGGAGTACGCCGACTGGATCGCCGGGAACCGGGACTGGACCTCGCCCCGGGTACACCGGATCTTCGAACTCTGGCAGGAGGTCGACGGCGCGGGCCTGAACAACGACGGAGTCAACTCCACCGCGCTGTTCAACGACTCCCTGGCCCTCTTCTCCTCCGGCAGCGCCGCCCACATCGCCGGACTCATGTCGGACGTGGGTCACTGGGAGGAGTTCGGCGAGTTCCTCGGCGAGGACAACGTCGGCGTGCTGCGCGCACCGGTCCTCACGGAGGGGGCGGTTCCCAGCCTGCCCTACGACGGCGGCATCGGGTACGCGGTCGCGGAGGGGACCCAGAACCCGGACCTCGCCGCCGACCTGGTCCGTTCCCTGACGTCCACCAACGCTCTGGCCGCCTTCCACGCCGACGCCGGGGCGATCGTCGCGGACACCACGGTGGACGTCTCCGGTGGCGGACCCGCCCTGGCCACCATCGTGCGGGAGATCGAGACCGGCAGGCCCGCCCTGCATGTCGCGCTGTCGGCCCGGACGCTGGACCTGATGGGGCGGTTGTCCCAACAGCTCCTGAGCGGGTCGGTCGGCGTCGATGACGCGCTGCGGCAGCTGGCCGACTCCGACCGGGCGGGCTGA
- a CDS encoding FadR/GntR family transcriptional regulator has translation MTASQQATSGAAPPPPWVRRPASLARALTAELVVRIVRGDYPPGTSLPAEPGLCEAFGVSRTVVREAVKLLQEKGLVHVRQGAGTVVTPSTRWNMLDELVLGASVEGDESLTILDDLVVTRRLLESDMANLAAQLATDEVVDRLRTLVDGMDELVDDHVTYEEHDRAFHDTIMRVSRNRIARAVVRSLESQAINTARYVGKTERALCVASNQGHRRIYERIAAHDPPGAAQAMFAHITEAWLVRRSGPGEPVRLRR, from the coding sequence ATGACGGCATCACAGCAAGCCACTTCGGGCGCTGCGCCGCCACCGCCCTGGGTGCGCCGACCGGCCAGCCTCGCGAGGGCGCTCACCGCGGAGTTGGTGGTGCGCATCGTCCGGGGGGACTACCCGCCAGGCACCTCCCTGCCGGCCGAGCCGGGGCTGTGCGAGGCGTTCGGGGTCAGCCGGACCGTGGTGCGCGAGGCGGTGAAGCTCCTTCAGGAGAAGGGTCTGGTCCACGTCCGTCAGGGGGCCGGCACCGTGGTGACCCCCTCGACCCGGTGGAACATGCTCGACGAGCTGGTCCTGGGGGCCAGCGTCGAAGGGGACGAGAGCCTGACGATCCTCGATGACCTCGTCGTCACACGGCGCCTGTTGGAGTCCGACATGGCCAACCTCGCCGCCCAGCTCGCCACGGACGAGGTCGTCGACCGACTGCGCACGCTCGTCGACGGGATGGACGAGCTCGTGGACGACCACGTCACGTACGAGGAACACGACCGCGCCTTCCACGACACGATCATGCGGGTCTCGCGGAACCGCATCGCCCGTGCCGTGGTGCGCTCACTGGAGAGCCAGGCCATCAACACCGCCCGGTACGTGGGGAAGACCGAGCGTGCCCTGTGTGTCGCGTCCAACCAGGGCCACCGCCGCATCTACGAACGCATCGCCGCCCATGACCCGCCCGGCGCCGCCCAGGCGATGTTCGCCCACATCACCGAGGCGTGGCTGGTCCGGCGCAGCGGACCCGGTGAGCCCGTGCGGCTGCGGCGCTGA
- a CDS encoding carbohydrate ABC transporter permease, translating into MRGPRLGRWLVALPMAALALATIYPLLFTGNVAMKTRHDYVLDRFSPAPSPNLDNVAAAWTNAGMGRYVVNSLAVVTCAVVVLLLIGSMAGFALSHLRFRASRVLFLGCLAALFVPFQVIMVPLARIMADARLLDTYTGLILAYVAQFLPFTIFLMTSYYTTIPREIVDAARIDGNTPYGVYRRVMLPMGRPALLSVGILNALFCWNDVLIALLMMPSAEHRTLMVGVTSLRGQYADNIPVFASGVLIAALPLLVLYVFFQRQIADGVTAGSTKG; encoded by the coding sequence ATGCGCGGCCCCCGTCTGGGCAGATGGCTGGTGGCCCTTCCCATGGCAGCCCTGGCCCTGGCGACGATCTACCCCCTGCTGTTCACGGGCAACGTCGCCATGAAGACCCGGCACGACTACGTCCTCGACCGGTTCTCCCCCGCACCGTCCCCCAACCTGGACAACGTCGCCGCGGCGTGGACCAACGCCGGCATGGGGCGGTACGTCGTCAACTCCCTCGCCGTCGTGACCTGCGCCGTGGTGGTGCTCCTGCTCATCGGCTCGATGGCCGGCTTCGCCCTGAGCCACCTGCGGTTCCGGGCCTCACGGGTGCTCTTCCTGGGCTGCCTCGCGGCCCTGTTCGTGCCCTTCCAGGTCATCATGGTCCCCCTGGCGCGGATCATGGCGGACGCCCGGCTCCTGGACACCTACACCGGGCTGATCCTCGCCTACGTCGCCCAGTTCCTCCCGTTCACGATCTTCTTGATGACGAGCTACTACACCACCATTCCCCGCGAGATCGTGGACGCCGCCAGGATCGACGGGAACACGCCCTACGGCGTCTACCGGCGCGTCATGCTGCCGATGGGGCGCCCGGCCCTGTTGTCGGTCGGCATCCTCAACGCCCTGTTCTGCTGGAACGACGTGCTCATCGCCCTGCTGATGATGCCCTCCGCCGAACACCGCACCCTGATGGTCGGCGTCACCTCACTGCGCGGCCAGTACGCCGACAACATTCCCGTCTTCGCCTCCGGGGTGCTGATCGCCGCGCTTCCGCTGCTCGTGCTCTACGTCTTCTTCCAGCGCCAGATCGCCGACGGCGTCACCGCCGGTTCCACGAAGGGATGA
- a CDS encoding mandelate racemase/muconate lactonizing enzyme family protein: protein MRITGYRTLTTVHRWGRPVGDANGVFADGVVPVPIILVDTDEGITGVGLGSHAEADVLFAAIEGEDPRGVTVLYDRMLRQTFKAGHAGARFGTIGALDTALWDIKAQAAGEPLWRLLGGLDRTVPAYASGLDIGLSEDELVAVYQEYAEHGIRAAKIKGGLDPDRDRRRLTLVQEVLRDAAHGVRPGLMLDANETWTRKQAVRHVAEIERTLDLIWIEEPVRRWDAEGLAAVQRGVRASVASGENLTGLEQYRPLLAAGALDIVQTAAVHGVTHFLRVAALAHAHDLPVSPIGNTPIGLLHAATAMPHHLVSELQDLQPPAGLSLDLHVADGAFVLGDTPGLGLRVDAETIAARHTPHTAAPGTPHIRPEQAGRRLLPVTGNPPPHPARSTPPAPVVQEPRPALHPDLDLLVTPRHDERT from the coding sequence ATGCGGATCACCGGGTATCGCACCCTGACGACGGTGCACAGGTGGGGCCGTCCCGTCGGGGACGCCAACGGCGTCTTCGCCGACGGCGTCGTCCCCGTCCCGATCATCCTCGTGGACACGGACGAGGGCATCACCGGCGTCGGCCTGGGATCACACGCGGAAGCGGACGTCCTCTTCGCGGCCATCGAAGGTGAGGACCCGCGCGGCGTGACCGTGCTCTACGACCGCATGCTGCGGCAGACCTTCAAAGCCGGGCACGCCGGGGCCCGGTTCGGAACCATCGGCGCCCTCGACACCGCCTTGTGGGACATCAAGGCGCAAGCGGCCGGAGAACCCCTGTGGCGGCTGCTCGGCGGCCTCGACCGGACCGTACCCGCCTACGCCTCCGGCCTCGACATCGGGCTGAGCGAGGACGAACTGGTCGCGGTCTACCAGGAGTACGCCGAGCACGGCATCCGGGCGGCCAAGATCAAGGGCGGCCTCGACCCCGACCGGGACCGGCGGCGTCTGACCCTGGTCCAGGAGGTGCTGCGCGATGCCGCACACGGCGTACGGCCCGGCCTGATGCTCGACGCGAACGAGACCTGGACCCGAAAACAGGCCGTCCGGCACGTCGCCGAGATCGAACGCACCCTGGACCTCATCTGGATCGAGGAGCCCGTCCGGCGCTGGGACGCCGAGGGCCTGGCCGCCGTCCAGCGCGGAGTCCGCGCCTCGGTGGCGAGCGGGGAGAACCTGACGGGTCTGGAACAGTACCGGCCACTTCTCGCCGCGGGCGCGCTCGACATCGTCCAGACCGCCGCGGTCCACGGGGTGACCCACTTTCTGCGGGTCGCAGCCCTGGCCCACGCCCACGACCTCCCCGTCAGCCCGATCGGCAACACCCCCATCGGGCTGCTGCACGCCGCGACGGCCATGCCCCATCACCTGGTCAGCGAGCTCCAGGACCTTCAGCCCCCGGCCGGACTCTCCCTCGACCTGCACGTGGCGGACGGCGCGTTCGTCCTCGGCGACACTCCGGGACTCGGTCTGCGCGTCGACGCGGAAACGATCGCCGCCCGCCACACACCGCACACCGCCGCGCCGGGCACCCCGCACATCAGACCGGAGCAGGCCGGACGGCGACTGCTCCCGGTGACCGGCAACCCGCCACCGCACCCCGCGCGGTCCACGCCCCCTGCTCCGGTCGTCCAGGAACCGCGCCCCGCACTCCACCCGGATCTCGACCTCCTGGTGACGCCCCGCCACGACGAAAGGACGTAA
- a CDS encoding right-handed parallel beta-helix repeat-containing protein, with product MPPPQLSTRLRIPLAACAAALSTAVFTALPVPTAHAAPTGHTIVVAPTGAQHAADGGPGTAEQPLATLAEAQHRARELAARADGDVTVTLLDGTYRLSEPLRFDAADSGRDGHTVAYRAAEGARPVLSGSEPVTGWELDDPATGVYRAEVGTGFDTRQLYVDGALAQRARTALAPSDISLNATGFTLDNPDLGYLADLPDQRRVELQAMLSFTNRFAPVDSISGSTVVMRQPAWDNNTYGYDTIQSPFRAPTFWLLNSKAFLDEPGEWYLDTTGGTLYYKPLAGQDLANTRVELPRLETLVEVGGSYDEPARDLSFEGLTFTGTTWLHPGSPDGYANQQTGTFLTGVQEHRPADAFTSCAAGCRGFEGARNTWGQAPAAVQVSAAHDILFESNTFVNLGSVGLGIGNDANAHATGVGLGARDVSVIGNTFTAGAGGGIVVGGVRPDAHHPSDARMTNSDILIRHNRVFSTALEYLDHDGIFASYVTRLTIEHNEVSDMPYTGIGVGFGWGANDPGGNPEYLNRGLYDFQPVYDTPTTLSEVRVAGNHISDVIHTLFDAGCVYTLSAMPGSSIEGNFCENSGQLGLYFDEGSRYIAATRNVFLNTAGQWAHANNQNGNTTGDQTLTGNYTTNPAITGLVTGERGNTVEGTVVFTPGDIPAEAREIIADAGPPASHRDAS from the coding sequence GTGCCCCCACCACAGCTCTCGACCCGCCTGCGGATACCCCTCGCGGCGTGTGCCGCGGCCCTGTCCACCGCGGTGTTCACCGCCCTGCCCGTTCCCACGGCACACGCCGCGCCCACCGGCCACACCATCGTCGTCGCACCCACCGGCGCCCAGCACGCCGCCGATGGCGGCCCCGGCACCGCCGAACAGCCGCTGGCGACCCTGGCGGAGGCGCAGCACCGGGCGCGGGAGCTCGCCGCCCGGGCCGACGGCGACGTCACCGTCACGCTCCTGGACGGGACGTACCGGCTCAGTGAGCCGCTGCGGTTCGACGCCGCCGACTCCGGACGGGACGGCCACACCGTGGCGTATCGGGCCGCCGAGGGAGCGCGGCCCGTGCTGAGCGGGTCCGAGCCGGTCACCGGCTGGGAACTGGACGATCCCGCCACCGGTGTCTACCGGGCGGAGGTCGGCACGGGCTTCGACACCCGTCAGCTGTACGTCGACGGTGCCCTCGCCCAGCGTGCGCGCACCGCTCTGGCCCCGTCGGACATCAGCCTCAACGCCACCGGCTTCACCCTGGACAACCCGGACCTCGGCTATCTCGCGGACCTGCCCGACCAGCGGCGCGTCGAACTCCAGGCGATGCTGTCGTTCACCAATCGCTTCGCGCCGGTGGACAGCATCTCCGGCTCCACGGTCGTCATGCGACAGCCGGCGTGGGACAACAACACCTACGGCTACGACACGATCCAGTCGCCGTTCCGCGCGCCGACGTTCTGGCTGCTGAACTCCAAGGCGTTCCTCGACGAGCCCGGCGAGTGGTACCTGGACACCACGGGCGGGACGCTCTACTACAAGCCGCTCGCCGGGCAGGACCTGGCGAACACGCGGGTCGAACTGCCCCGCCTGGAAACCCTGGTGGAGGTCGGCGGCAGCTACGACGAACCCGCCCGCGACCTCTCCTTCGAAGGGCTCACCTTCACCGGTACCACCTGGCTGCACCCCGGTTCGCCCGACGGATACGCCAACCAGCAGACCGGCACGTTCCTCACCGGTGTCCAGGAGCACCGGCCCGCCGACGCGTTCACCTCCTGCGCGGCCGGGTGCAGGGGTTTCGAGGGAGCCCGCAACACCTGGGGGCAGGCGCCCGCCGCCGTGCAGGTGTCGGCGGCGCACGACATCCTCTTCGAGAGCAACACCTTCGTGAATCTCGGCTCGGTCGGGCTGGGCATCGGCAACGACGCCAACGCGCACGCCACCGGCGTCGGCCTCGGGGCACGGGATGTCTCCGTCATCGGCAACACGTTCACCGCCGGCGCGGGCGGCGGCATCGTGGTCGGCGGAGTGCGCCCCGACGCCCACCACCCCTCCGACGCACGCATGACCAACAGCGACATCCTCATCCGTCACAACCGTGTCTTCTCCACCGCGCTGGAGTACCTCGACCACGACGGGATCTTCGCCAGCTACGTGACCCGGCTGACCATTGAGCACAATGAGGTGTCCGACATGCCCTACACGGGCATCGGTGTCGGATTCGGCTGGGGCGCCAATGACCCCGGCGGCAACCCCGAATACCTCAACCGCGGGCTCTACGACTTCCAGCCGGTCTACGACACACCCACCACCCTGTCCGAGGTCCGCGTGGCGGGCAATCACATCAGCGACGTGATCCACACCCTGTTCGACGCCGGCTGCGTCTACACGCTGTCCGCGATGCCCGGCAGCAGCATCGAGGGGAACTTCTGCGAGAACAGCGGCCAACTCGGGCTGTACTTCGACGAAGGCTCCCGGTACATCGCCGCCACCCGCAACGTCTTCCTCAACACGGCGGGACAGTGGGCGCACGCCAACAACCAGAACGGCAACACCACCGGCGACCAGACCCTGACCGGGAACTACACGACCAACCCGGCCATCACCGGCCTGGTCACCGGCGAACGCGGCAACACCGTCGAGGGAACCGTCGTCTTCACCCCCGGCGACATCCCCGCCGAGGCCCGCGAGATCATCGCCGACGCCGGGCCCCCCGCGTCACACCGCGACGCGTCCTGA